From one Gossypium hirsutum isolate 1008001.06 chromosome D08, Gossypium_hirsutum_v2.1, whole genome shotgun sequence genomic stretch:
- the LOC107933582 gene encoding late embryogenesis abundant protein 6: protein MHTMKEKISNMASSAKEHVNIGKAQLEEKLEKASASTEEQKELAHERKKAKEARAKMELHQDKVKHIQEKMRAKQPQYLHGYGYDLDHDPTVDRDETTAPPYHHTAHPPTHGHHKY from the exons ATGCACACAATGAAGGAGAAGATTAGCAACATGGCCAGTAGCGCCAAGGAGCATGTCAACATCGGCAAAGCTCAACTTGAAGAAAAG TTGGAGAAAGCATCGGCTTCTACGGAAGAACAGAAGGAGTTGGCTCATGAGCGTAAAAAAGCCAAGGAAGCTCGAGCAAAGATGGAGTTGCATCAGGATAAGGTCAAGCATATACAGGAGAAAATGAGGGCTAAACAACCCCAATATCTCCATGGCTATGGCTATGACCTTGATCATGACCCAACAGTTGATAGGGATGAAACCACCGCTCCTCCCTATCATCATACAGCGCATCCCCCAACTCACGGCCATCACAAGTATTAA
- the LOC107933580 gene encoding uncharacterized protein, producing MRFFRRIAGLLGLARDDGQEVKDQENDPQNNSQTPNNPPVFQETGLPRRGFSVPVQVAAARPHPAPLLLPCSSSDGGVQGLKWYAKRLRIDEDGDVADEFLDEVLPQTSGSANAENEKAFPKFQVKYNTRAANVKTQVMSHDGKIQQCVEYQGRLQWI from the exons ATGCGATTCTTTAGAAGAATAGCGGGGCTGCTGGGCCTTGCCAGAGACGATGGCCAGGAAGTGAAAGACCAAGAAAATGACCCTCAAAACAATTCCCAAACACCCAACAACCCTCCCGTTTTCCAAGAAACTGGGCTTCCTCGTAGGGGCTTTAGCGTCCCTGTTCAGGTCGCTGCCGCTCGTCCCCATCCTGCTCCTCTCCTCCTCCCCTGCTCTTCCTCTGACGGCGGCGTCCAG GGTCTGAAATGGTATGCAAAGCGTCTTAGGATAGATGAAGATGGAGACGTAGCGGATGAGTTCTTGGATGAAGTTTTGCCACAAACATCAGGGTCAGCTAATGCAGAAAATGAGAAGGCATTCCCCAAGTTCCAAGTGAAGTATAATACGAGAGCAGCCAATGTGAAGACCCAAGTCATGTCACATGATGGTAAAATCCAGCAGTGTGTAGAGTACCAAGGAAGATTACAGTGGATATGA